From the Plectropomus leopardus isolate mb chromosome 18, YSFRI_Pleo_2.0, whole genome shotgun sequence genome, one window contains:
- the heyl gene encoding hairy/enhancer-of-split related with YRPW motif-like protein, producing the protein MKRPHDYSSPDSDTDEFIDVGQEDSYCPVTGSMSPGSASQILARKKRRGIIEKRRRDRINHSLSELRRLVPSAFEKQGSSKLEKAEILQMTVDHLKLLHAMGGKGYFDARALAVDYRTLGFRECVGEVVRYLSSLDGESPDPIGARLVSHLSHCASELDPLLLQSPPASTLPFPPWPWASFPQISPTSPASSSPPFPSGRRDLALLGSYPPPASLRLGPLAGCQQGVPPLLAPTALATVHRLPSLAASPALAPSRPNQPSPHSATRASPLPLPTPSSSSPSTSSSSSISSSSAQLQVSFRPFAPLGSPTAQRRGLSGPAKSAQGWGTEIGAF; encoded by the exons ATGAAGAGACCTCACGACTACAGCTCCCCAGACTCGGACACAGATGAGTTTATTGACGTGGGACAAGAAGACAGCTATTG CCCAGTCACCGGGTCCATGTCTCCTGGCAGCGCCTCGCAGATTCTGGCCCgaaagaagagaagaggg ATCATAGAGAAGAGGCGCAGAGACCGGATCAACCACAGCCTGTCAGAGCTCAGGAGGCTGGTGCCCAGTGCTTTTGAGAAACAG GGTTCATCTAAGCTGGAGAAAGCAGAGATCCTGCAGATGACTGTGGACCACCTTAAACTTCTGCATGCCATGGGAGGAAAAG GTTACTTTGATGCGAGGGCTCTGGCAGTTGACTACAGAACCTTGGGCTTTAGGGAGTGTGTTGGAGAGGTGGTGCGGTACCTCAGCTCCCTTGATGGGGAGTCCCCGGACCCCATTGGAGCCCGCCTGGTCTCCCACCTTTCCCACTGTGCAAGTGAGCTAGACCCCTTGCTCCTGCAGTCGCCCCCTGCCTCAACCCTGCCCTTTCCTCCCTGGCCGTGGGCATCCTTTCCTCAGATCTCCCCCACCTCACCggcctcctcctcacctccatTCCCCAGTGGGCGAAGGGATCTGGCTCTGCTAGGGAGCTACCCACCACCCGCCTCCCTCCGCCTCGGCCCCCTGGCTGGCTGCCAACAGGGTGTACCTCCGCTGCTTGCACCCACAGCCCTGGCCACCGTCCACAGGTTGCCCTCCCTTGCAGCATCCCCGGCCCTAGCCCCTTCCAGACCAAACCAGCCGTCCCCTCACAGCGCCACCAGGGCCTCGCCTCTTCCCCTCCCCAccccttcctcttcctctccttctacctcctcctcctcttctatTTCATCATCTTCCGCCCAGCTGCAAGTCTCTTTCAGGCCATTCGCACCTCTGGGGTCTCCCACAGCCCAGCGCAGGGGCTTGAGCGGACCGGCCAAGTCGGCCCAGGGATGGGGGACTGAAATCGGAGCTTTCTGA
- the zbtb8b gene encoding zinc finger and BTB domain-containing protein 8B, whose amino-acid sequence MEVPCYMPKLLFELNEQRKRDFFCDCSILVEGRVFKAHRNVLFAGSGYFRALLVHYLQDNGQRYSTASLDIVTADAFSIILDFLYSGRLALNRSNVIEVMSAGSYLQMTDLVNFCKGYIRSSLEICNKEKERNTEKENQAQDGAMGPADSGTPAATISSAAGAAEPHSQAAEAERGSGLGPESVTSARTPLSIPVTTTPGASRDMDSDYHSREEFASGNEGQKGHMDQTNLSSSSSSALTPELVHPKIEYDPDEELMESPDTKDLASYPGPSLHNPHHSRLLPPSPSNERSPLGYSPSYNARQLMEMLARGEGPSPLGERVGQRFSQGLGGSTGGRMDEGLGFVGSSIMEIQSDWLGEDTGDGLVVPVKLHKCPFCPYTAKQKGIMKRHIRCHTGERPFPCPMCGKRFTRQEHLRSHALSVHRHYWPVSCKSCRRTFTGSSVSPGLRRFGICDSCNCVTTTHDDSASVHTASQPEPMERADGGTDWSSFMDDVDEVEVGRVEDLVEKQMLERQLAVCTDVGHTL is encoded by the exons ATGGAAGTGCCTTGCTACATGCCCAAACTACTGTTTGAGCTCAATGAGCAGCGTAAGCGGGACTTCTTCTGTGACTGCAGCATCCTCGTCGAAGGCCGTGTCTTCAAGGCTCATCGTAATGTGTTGTTTGCTGGGAGCGGCTATTTCCGGGCTCTTCTGGTTCACTATCTGCAG GATAATGGACAGCGCTATAGCACAGCATCGTTGGACATTGTGACAGCTGATGCCTTCTCCATTATCCTGGACTTCCTTTACTCTGGCCGCTTGGCACTAAACAGAAGCAATGTCATTGAGGTGATGTCAGCAGGAAGCTACCTGCAGATGACTGATCTGGTAAACTTCTGTAAGGGGTACATCCGCTCATCTTTGGAAATATGCAacaaggagaaggagaggaacaCTGAGAAGGAGAACCAGGCACAGGATGGAGCCATGGGTCCTGCAGACAGCGGCACTCCTGCTGCAACAATCTCCAGTGCTGCGGGGGCTGCAGAGCCTCACTCTCAGGCTGCAGAGGCAGAAAGAGGGTCTGGTTTAGGCCCAGAGTCTGTGACCTCGGCTAGAACCCCCTTGTCTATCCCTGTCACCACAACTCCGGGCGCCAGCCGGGACATGGACAGCGACTACCATTCCAGGGAGGAGTTTGCATCGGGGAATGAAGGACAGAAAGGACACATGGATCAGACTAACCTctcatcctcttcatcatctGCTTTGACCCCAGAGTTAGTGCACCCCAAGATAGAGTACGACCCCGATGAGGAGCTCATGGAGTCCCCTGACACCAAAGACCTGGCCTCATATCCTGGGCCCTCTCTCCATAACCCTCATCATAGCAGacttcttcctccctccccctccaaTGAGCGCTCTCCCTTGGGATACAGCCCTTCCTATAATGCCAGGCAGCTGATGGAGATGCTGGCCAGAGGTGAAGGTCCCAGTCCTCTGGGGGAAAGAGTGGGGCAGCGTTTCAGCCAAGGACTGGGTGGCAGCACAGGAGGTCGAATGGACGAAGGTTTAGGGTTTGTGGGATCATCTATCATGGAGATCCAGTCTGATTGGCTTGGAGAGGACACAG GTGATGGTTTGGTAGTACCAGTGAAACTCCACAAGTGCCCATTCTGCCCATACACTGCCAAGCAGAAGGGAATTATGAAGAGACACATCCGCTGCCATACAGGAGAACGGCCCTTCCCCTGTCCCATGTGCGGCAAGAGGTTTACAAGACAGGAGCACCTTCGCAGCCATGCCCTCAGT GTCCATAGGCATTACTGGCCAGTGTCATGTAAAAGCTGCAGGCGAACCTTCACTGGATCCAGCGTTTCACCAGGACTCAGACGCTTTGGCATCTGCGACAGCTGCAACTGCGTGACCACCACCCATGATGATTCCGCCTCTGTTCACACCGCCAGCCAACCAGAGCCCATGGAACGTGCAGACGGGGGTACAGATTGGTCCAGTTTTATGGACGACGTAGATGAGGTGGAGGTGGGTAGAGTGGAGGACTTGGTAGAGAAACAGATGCTTGAAAGGCAGCTGGCTGTCTGCACCGATGTAGGTCACACACTGTGA